The Cupriavidus sp. EM10 genome includes a region encoding these proteins:
- a CDS encoding RNA polymerase sigma factor FliA — protein MYTIQGKLEQADVVKSHAPLVRRIALQLAAKLPASVQIDDLIQAGMIGLLDAAKRYEDNHGARFETYASQRIRGAMLDEVRANDWQSRSLRQFTRKIERTQRQLEQKLGRTPIDSEVAKELEMPLEEYQELLNEVYGCQLLHYEDFERSGEEDFLDRHLGVTDDANPLTVLMESGMREALIRAIDKLPEREKLVLSLCYDQELNLREIGAVLEVTESRVCQIRSQAIGRLRTQLRGML, from the coding sequence ATGTATACGATTCAGGGAAAGCTCGAGCAGGCGGACGTGGTCAAGTCACACGCGCCACTGGTACGGCGCATCGCGCTGCAGCTGGCGGCCAAGCTGCCCGCCAGCGTGCAGATCGATGACCTGATACAGGCCGGCATGATCGGCCTGCTCGACGCCGCCAAGCGCTATGAAGACAACCATGGCGCCCGGTTCGAGACCTACGCAAGCCAGCGCATTCGCGGGGCCATGCTCGACGAGGTGCGCGCCAACGACTGGCAATCGCGCAGCCTGCGCCAGTTCACGCGCAAGATCGAACGCACGCAGCGCCAGCTGGAGCAAAAGCTGGGCCGCACGCCGATCGATTCGGAGGTGGCCAAGGAACTGGAGATGCCGCTCGAGGAGTACCAGGAGCTGCTGAACGAGGTCTATGGCTGCCAGCTGCTGCACTACGAGGATTTCGAGCGCTCGGGTGAGGAGGATTTCCTCGACCGGCATCTCGGTGTCACCGACGACGCCAACCCGCTGACCGTGCTGATGGAGTCCGGCATGCGCGAGGCGCTGATCCGTGCCATCGACAAACTGCCGGAGCGCGAGAAGCTGGTGCTGTCGCTGTGCTACGACCAGGAACTGAACCTGCGCGAAATCGGCGCGGTGCTGGAAGTGACCGAGTCGCGCGTGTGCCAGATCCGCAGCCAGGCAATCGGACGCCTGCGCACCCAGCTGCGCGGGATGCTGTGA
- a CDS encoding flagellar protein FlhE: protein MRQALVLAVLCAMGPVAAHAQTYAAPVFTKATYELTGSRFAWTASSMGPQITNKGQRALSLPVVPLATMPQAMGRITSVRWRYSFTRTPPVDLQAYLCNADRCVLLSGAEGKTDAFVGDDATKGFVFAYRVPGQGGLAPMLQGRSNEVTVSYR from the coding sequence ATGCGGCAGGCCCTGGTCCTGGCCGTGCTATGCGCGATGGGTCCGGTGGCGGCCCACGCGCAAACCTACGCGGCACCGGTCTTCACGAAGGCCACTTACGAACTGACCGGCTCGCGCTTTGCCTGGACGGCGTCGTCCATGGGGCCGCAGATCACGAACAAGGGGCAGCGCGCGTTGTCCTTGCCCGTGGTGCCGCTGGCAACCATGCCGCAGGCCATGGGCCGCATTACGTCGGTGCGCTGGCGCTACAGTTTCACGCGCACGCCGCCCGTGGACCTGCAGGCGTACCTGTGCAACGCCGACCGCTGCGTCCTGCTGTCGGGCGCCGAGGGCAAGACCGACGCCTTCGTGGGCGACGATGCCACAAAGGGCTTCGTCTTCGCCTATCGCGTGCCGGGCCAGGGCGGACTCGCCCCGATGCTCCAGGGCCGCAGCAACGAGGTGACCGTCAGCTACCGCTGA
- the paoA gene encoding aldehyde dehydrogenase iron-sulfur subunit PaoA: MASNVSFIVNGQQRSLTLDTRTTLLDALREHLHLTGTKKGCDHGQCGACTVIVDGRRLNSCLTLAVMHEGAKITTVEGLGTPNNMHPMQVAFVKHDGYQCGYCTPGQICSAVAVLDEVRAGIPSHVTGDLNARPHLSPGEIRERMSGNICRCGAYSNIVDAITEVAGSQT; encoded by the coding sequence GTGGCTTCGAATGTTTCGTTCATCGTCAACGGCCAGCAACGGTCGCTGACGCTGGACACGCGCACCACGCTGCTCGATGCCCTGCGCGAGCACCTGCACCTGACCGGCACCAAGAAGGGTTGCGACCACGGCCAGTGCGGCGCGTGCACGGTCATCGTCGACGGCCGGCGCCTGAACTCATGCCTGACCCTGGCGGTGATGCACGAGGGCGCGAAAATCACGACGGTGGAAGGGCTCGGCACGCCCAACAACATGCATCCGATGCAGGTGGCCTTCGTCAAGCATGACGGCTACCAGTGCGGCTACTGCACGCCAGGCCAGATCTGCTCGGCCGTGGCCGTGCTGGACGAGGTGCGCGCCGGCATCCCCAGCCATGTCACGGGCGACCTGAACGCGCGGCCGCACCTGTCGCCCGGCGAGATCCGGGAGCGGATGAGCGGCAATATCTGCCGCTGCGGGGCGTACTCGAACATCGTCGATGCGATCACCGAGGTTGCCGGGAGCCAGACATGA
- a CDS encoding xanthine dehydrogenase family protein subunit M, protein MNPFTYERVATPADAAAAAMKTPGARFIAGGTNLLDLMKLGIESPTHLIDVNGLALDKIEPAPQGGLRIGALVRNTDLAADPRVRRDYGVLSRALLAGASGQLRNRATTAGNLLQRTRCPYFYDTAQPCNKRQPGSGCAAIGGFSRQLAVIGGSNACIATHPSDMAVAMRVLDASVETVRPDGQRRVIPIADFHRLPGDTPHIETALERGELITAVTLPPPVGGTQLYRKVRDRASYAFALVSVAAILQRDGTGRVALGGVAHKPWRVDAADAELPHGPTAVTQRLLDGATPQPDNAFKVQLVRRTLAAVITQANGTKP, encoded by the coding sequence ATGAACCCGTTTACCTACGAGCGCGTGGCCACGCCGGCGGATGCCGCGGCTGCGGCCATGAAGACACCGGGTGCCCGCTTTATCGCCGGCGGCACCAACCTGCTGGACCTGATGAAGCTGGGCATCGAATCGCCCACGCACCTGATCGACGTGAACGGCCTGGCGCTGGACAAGATCGAGCCGGCGCCGCAGGGCGGCCTGCGCATCGGCGCGCTGGTGCGCAACACCGACCTGGCGGCCGACCCGCGTGTGCGGCGCGACTACGGCGTGCTGTCGCGCGCGTTGCTGGCGGGCGCGTCCGGCCAGTTGCGCAACCGCGCCACCACGGCCGGCAACCTGCTGCAGCGTACGCGCTGCCCCTACTTCTACGATACGGCCCAGCCGTGCAACAAGCGCCAGCCGGGCAGCGGCTGCGCGGCGATTGGCGGCTTCAGCCGCCAGCTGGCCGTGATCGGCGGCAGCAACGCGTGCATTGCCACGCATCCCAGCGACATGGCCGTGGCCATGCGGGTGCTGGACGCCAGCGTGGAGACGGTGCGCCCCGACGGGCAGCGTCGCGTCATCCCGATTGCCGATTTCCATCGCCTGCCGGGCGACACCCCGCATATCGAAACGGCGCTCGAACGCGGCGAACTGATCACGGCCGTCACGCTTCCGCCGCCGGTGGGCGGCACGCAGCTCTATCGCAAGGTACGCGACCGGGCGTCGTACGCGTTCGCGCTGGTCTCTGTGGCGGCCATCCTGCAGCGCGATGGCACCGGCCGCGTGGCCCTGGGCGGCGTGGCGCACAAGCCGTGGCGCGTGGATGCCGCGGATGCCGAACTGCCGCACGGGCCCACGGCCGTGACGCAGCGGCTGCTGGATGGCGCCACGCCGCAGCCCGACAACGCGTTCAAGGTGCAACTGGTGCGGCGCACGCTGGCCGCCGTGATCACGCAGGCAAACGGGACCAAGCCATGA
- a CDS encoding MarR family winged helix-turn-helix transcriptional regulator, which produces MAPPRKPRDALAPDPNGSHFEPHLPNVDYGVLDSLIGYAIRRAQIRVYEDFVASLAAWNITPPRFSALQIIARNPDLKLTDLAEILGIARSGAVLLVDALEAMALVARVPSPTDRRAFGLALTVAGRKTLKEVTDAVCAHDARIAAGLSAEEQRVLKGLLDRLGR; this is translated from the coding sequence ATGGCACCACCCCGCAAGCCGCGCGACGCGCTGGCCCCCGACCCGAACGGCAGCCATTTCGAGCCACACCTGCCGAACGTGGACTATGGCGTGCTCGATTCGCTGATCGGATACGCCATCCGCCGCGCGCAGATCCGGGTCTACGAGGATTTCGTGGCGTCGCTGGCCGCGTGGAACATCACACCGCCGCGCTTTTCGGCGCTGCAGATCATTGCGCGCAATCCGGACCTGAAACTGACCGATCTGGCCGAGATCCTTGGCATCGCGCGATCCGGCGCGGTCTTGCTGGTCGATGCGCTGGAGGCAATGGCGCTGGTGGCGCGCGTGCCGTCGCCGACGGATCGGCGGGCGTTCGGGCTGGCCTTGACGGTGGCGGGGCGCAAGACGCTGAAGGAGGTGACCGACGCGGTATGCGCGCATGACGCGCGGATCGCGGCGGGGCTGTCGGCCGAGGAACAGCGGGTGTTGAAGGGGTTGCTGGATCGGTTGGGGCGGTAG
- a CDS encoding DUF3237 domain-containing protein: protein MTHSIAAPSLELVADFSLQVAPPTEVGVSPLGQRRVIPILSGTVRGPRLNGRILPGGADFQLIRHADGSDVTTADIEARYVLETDDGARIYIVNAGVRSGSAAVIARLNRGEQVDPSEIYFRTAPRFETAAPQYRWLMQHLFVAAGARYPDRVELRYFLVS from the coding sequence ATGACGCACAGCATCGCGGCCCCATCGCTCGAACTCGTGGCCGACTTCAGCCTGCAGGTGGCGCCGCCCACCGAGGTCGGCGTATCGCCGCTGGGTCAGCGGCGTGTGATTCCGATCCTGTCGGGCACCGTGCGCGGCCCGCGCCTGAACGGGCGCATCCTGCCCGGCGGGGCCGACTTCCAGCTGATCCGCCACGCTGACGGCAGCGACGTCACCACTGCCGATATCGAGGCACGCTACGTACTGGAAACCGACGATGGCGCGCGGATCTACATCGTCAATGCGGGCGTCCGTAGCGGCAGCGCCGCCGTCATCGCCCGGCTCAATCGTGGCGAGCAGGTGGACCCTTCCGAGATCTATTTCCGCACGGCGCCGCGCTTCGAGACCGCCGCGCCGCAGTACCGCTGGCTGATGCAGCACCTGTTCGTGGCAGCGGGCGCGCGCTACCCGGATCGCGTCGAGCTGCGCTACTTCCTGGTCAGCTGA
- a CDS encoding ABC transporter substrate-binding protein, whose protein sequence is MPHFRMSRTSLAFIAALAAMLAGGAARADVTVGVSIASTGPSASLGIPQKNTMPFLPETIAGEKIHYIVMDDGSDPTQGTRIARRFVTEDKVDIILGSSAVAPSIAISEVADESQTVQLAFSPIELKPGRGAWTYRLAQPVRLMADAVAGAAKANGVKTVAFIGFADAYGETWLKEFTSAAQANGIKVVATERYARSDTSVTAQALKLIAARADAVLIAGAGTGAALPHTTLRERGYTGPIYQTHGAATRDLIRIGGKAVNGAILPAGPVIVAEQLPASSPVRKPGLDYVTRYEKQYGPETRTQFGAHPYDAGLVLQRIVPVALKKAKPGTPEFRKALKDALESERDIVVSHGVLNYTAQDHFGFDQRGRVLLTIDNGNWKLVK, encoded by the coding sequence ATGCCCCATTTCCGTATGTCCCGCACGAGTCTCGCATTCATTGCCGCCCTGGCCGCCATGCTGGCTGGCGGCGCAGCGCGGGCCGACGTGACCGTTGGCGTCAGCATCGCTTCCACGGGCCCGTCGGCGTCGCTTGGCATTCCGCAGAAGAACACCATGCCGTTCCTGCCCGAGACCATTGCCGGCGAGAAGATCCACTACATCGTCATGGACGATGGTTCCGACCCGACGCAGGGCACCAGGATCGCCCGGCGCTTTGTCACGGAAGACAAGGTCGACATCATCCTTGGATCGTCCGCCGTGGCGCCGTCGATTGCCATCTCCGAAGTGGCGGACGAAAGCCAGACCGTGCAGCTGGCGTTCTCTCCCATCGAACTGAAGCCGGGACGCGGCGCGTGGACGTACCGGCTGGCGCAGCCAGTGCGGCTGATGGCCGACGCGGTGGCTGGTGCGGCCAAGGCGAACGGCGTGAAGACCGTGGCGTTCATCGGCTTTGCCGATGCCTATGGCGAGACCTGGCTCAAGGAGTTCACCTCGGCGGCGCAGGCCAACGGCATCAAGGTGGTTGCCACGGAACGCTATGCACGCTCCGACACCAGCGTCACGGCCCAGGCGCTGAAGCTGATCGCCGCGCGCGCCGACGCCGTGCTGATTGCCGGTGCCGGCACCGGGGCCGCGCTGCCGCACACCACGTTGCGCGAACGCGGCTACACCGGCCCGATCTACCAGACCCACGGCGCGGCCACGCGCGACCTGATCCGCATCGGCGGCAAGGCCGTCAATGGCGCCATCCTGCCGGCGGGGCCGGTGATCGTCGCCGAGCAACTGCCGGCATCGAGCCCGGTCAGGAAGCCGGGCCTGGACTACGTGACGCGCTACGAGAAGCAGTACGGCCCCGAGACCCGCACGCAGTTTGGCGCGCACCCGTACGATGCCGGCCTGGTGCTGCAGCGCATCGTGCCGGTCGCGCTGAAGAAGGCCAAGCCGGGCACGCCGGAGTTCCGCAAGGCGCTCAAGGACGCGCTTGAGAGCGAGCGCGATATCGTGGTGTCGCATGGCGTGCTGAACTACACGGCGCAGGACCATTTTGGATTCGACCAACGCGGCCGCGTGCTGCTGACCATCGACAACGGCAACTGGAAGCTCGTCAAATGA
- a CDS encoding flavin-dependent oxidoreductase: MKIAIAGGGIGGLTLALLCHQQGFDVDVWEASEQLRPLGVGINLLPHAVRELCALGLQEELARIAIETSSLSYYNKLGQQIWHEPRGRAAGYEWPQFSVHRGEFQMLLYRTAVARLGAERVHAGHALESIPSTGGNGEPARFTLRRRSDDALVDAQADVLVGADGIHSAVRRHFYPTGDAPRFSRRLLWRATTDAAPYLDGRSMFMAGHQDQKFVAYPISEPLRAQGRSRINWIAELRVPDDYPDTPPRSDWNRQVDKSVFRAAFEGWRWDWIDIPALIDGAEAIYEFPMVDKDPLPRWTFGRVTLLGDAAHPMYPIGSNGSAQAIVDARYLTDCLLTGRDIDYALREYEAERLPRTAGIVLRNRMNGPEQVMQLAEVRAPQGFARIDDVIPRSELEAIAQRYKTLAGFGQQQLQSTKP, encoded by the coding sequence ATGAAGATCGCGATCGCCGGCGGCGGTATCGGCGGGCTCACGCTTGCCCTGCTCTGTCATCAGCAAGGGTTCGATGTCGACGTCTGGGAGGCCAGCGAACAGCTGCGGCCGCTGGGCGTCGGGATCAACCTGCTGCCCCATGCGGTGCGCGAGTTGTGCGCGCTGGGCCTGCAGGAAGAGCTGGCGCGCATTGCCATCGAGACCTCATCGCTGTCCTACTACAACAAGCTCGGCCAGCAGATCTGGCACGAACCGCGCGGACGCGCCGCCGGCTATGAGTGGCCGCAATTCTCCGTGCATCGTGGCGAGTTCCAGATGCTGCTGTACCGGACTGCGGTGGCCCGGCTGGGCGCGGAGCGCGTGCATGCCGGCCATGCGCTGGAGTCGATACCCAGCACCGGCGGCAACGGCGAGCCGGCTCGCTTCACCCTCAGGCGGCGCAGCGACGATGCCCTGGTCGACGCACAGGCCGATGTGCTGGTGGGCGCGGACGGCATCCATTCCGCCGTGCGCCGTCATTTCTACCCGACCGGCGATGCGCCCCGCTTCTCGCGCCGCCTGCTGTGGCGCGCCACCACCGACGCCGCGCCCTATCTCGACGGCCGCTCGATGTTCATGGCCGGCCACCAGGACCAGAAGTTCGTGGCCTATCCGATCTCCGAGCCGCTGCGCGCGCAGGGCCGGTCACGCATCAACTGGATCGCCGAACTGCGCGTCCCCGACGACTATCCCGACACCCCGCCGCGCAGCGACTGGAACCGCCAGGTCGACAAGTCCGTGTTTCGCGCCGCGTTCGAGGGCTGGCGTTGGGACTGGATCGACATCCCCGCGCTGATCGACGGCGCCGAGGCCATCTACGAGTTCCCCATGGTCGACAAGGACCCCTTGCCGCGCTGGACGTTCGGCCGCGTCACCCTGCTGGGCGACGCCGCGCATCCGATGTATCCGATCGGCTCGAATGGCAGCGCGCAGGCCATTGTCGACGCACGCTACCTGACCGACTGCCTGCTGACGGGGCGCGACATCGACTACGCGCTGCGCGAATACGAGGCCGAACGGCTGCCGCGCACGGCCGGCATCGTGCTGCGCAACCGCATGAACGGCCCGGAGCAGGTCATGCAGTTGGCCGAAGTCCGCGCCCCGCAGGGCTTCGCCCGGATCGACGATGTGATCCCGCGCAGCGAACTCGAAGCGATTGCCCAGCGCTACAAGACGCTGGCCGGCTTTGGCCAGCAGCAGTTGCAGTCCACAAAACCATAA
- a CDS encoding FAD-dependent oxidoreductase — translation MAGLKRPADPRRAAILEGIARQTIRGLEQGPVTTWMGHRPCMPDSVPVVGPAAGHRGLWLAVGHGHLGLTDSIPTAEQIADALLGA, via the coding sequence ATCGCCGGCCTGAAGCGGCCAGCGGACCCACGCCGCGCCGCGATCCTCGAAGGCATCGCGCGTCAAACGATCAGGGGGCTTGAGCAAGGCCCCGTCACCACATGGATGGGCCATCGCCCATGCATGCCCGATTCGGTGCCCGTGGTGGGCCCGGCCGCCGGCCACCGGGGATTGTGGCTCGCGGTCGGCCACGGCCATCTGGGGCTGACCGACTCCATTCCCACCGCCGAGCAGATCGCCGACGCCTTGCTCGGCGCCTGA
- a CDS encoding amidohydrolase family protein: MIIDCHGHFTTAPQALEAWRQRQVAGLTAPELAPSVADLRIGDDELREAIEGNQLRLMRQRGADLTIFSPRASFMAHHIGNFETSATWAAICNTLCHRVSELFPDHFVGAAMLPQSPGVDTRTCVAELERCVLEYGFVGVNLNPDPSGGHWTSPPLSDPYWFPIYEKMVELDVPAMIHVSTSCNACFHTTGAHYLNADTTAFMQVLTSDLFQRFPTLKFVIPHGGGAVPYHWGRFRGLAQELKLPPLREHLLNNVFFDTCVYHQPGIDLLTRVIPVENVLFASEMIGAVRGIDPETGHYYDDTRRYIDQAALSPQERHLIFEGNARRVYPRLDARLKARGM, from the coding sequence ATGATAATCGATTGCCACGGGCACTTCACCACCGCTCCGCAAGCCCTGGAAGCCTGGCGCCAGCGCCAGGTTGCAGGCCTCACCGCACCTGAACTGGCGCCGTCCGTCGCCGACCTTCGCATCGGCGACGACGAACTGCGCGAGGCCATTGAAGGCAACCAGCTGCGCCTGATGCGCCAGCGCGGCGCCGACCTGACGATCTTCTCGCCGCGTGCATCGTTCATGGCGCACCACATCGGCAACTTCGAAACCAGCGCCACCTGGGCCGCCATCTGCAACACGCTTTGCCACCGCGTCAGCGAACTGTTCCCCGACCACTTCGTGGGCGCCGCCATGCTGCCGCAGTCGCCGGGTGTGGATACCCGCACCTGCGTGGCAGAGCTGGAGCGTTGCGTGCTGGAGTACGGCTTCGTCGGCGTGAACCTGAATCCCGACCCGTCCGGCGGCCACTGGACGTCGCCGCCGCTGTCCGATCCGTACTGGTTCCCGATCTACGAAAAGATGGTGGAGCTGGACGTGCCCGCGATGATCCATGTCAGCACCAGTTGCAACGCGTGCTTCCACACCACCGGCGCGCACTACCTGAACGCCGATACCACGGCCTTCATGCAGGTGTTGACCAGCGATCTGTTCCAGCGCTTTCCCACGTTGAAATTCGTGATCCCGCACGGCGGCGGCGCGGTGCCCTATCACTGGGGCCGCTTCCGCGGGCTGGCCCAGGAACTGAAGCTGCCGCCGCTGCGCGAGCATCTGCTGAACAACGTGTTCTTCGATACCTGCGTCTATCACCAGCCCGGCATCGACCTGCTGACGCGCGTGATCCCGGTGGAGAACGTGCTGTTTGCCTCGGAAATGATCGGCGCCGTGCGCGGCATCGATCCCGAGACCGGCCACTACTACGACGATACGCGTCGCTATATCGACCAGGCCGCGCTGTCTCCGCAAGAACGGCACCTGATCTTCGAAGGCAACGCTCGGCGCGTCTATCCCCGCCTGGACGCCCGGCTCAAGGCGCGGGGCATGTAA
- a CDS encoding 4-oxalomesaconate tautomerase — protein sequence MTPCLDSDLRAIPCTLMRGGTSRGPFFLASDLPADIAARDRVLLAAMGSPDSRQIDGLGGAHPLTSKAGIVARGTPGQADLDFTFAQLQPNADTVDTTPNCGNMLAAVLPYAIERGLVAAQADVTRARVLTRNTGMLCDITMQTPQGVPRFGGGARIDGVPGTAAPIVVDFLDTAGSVCHALLPTGNALDTLTIVDPDTGKPFTIDATLIDNGMPMVLMRASDLDRTARESVADLNADTTLKRRIDALRMVAGELMGLGNVAQKSYPKMCLIAAPSGGGSIATRCFIPRVCHDAIGVLAAITVGTACVLPGTVADGIAVVDAGPVHAIRVEHPTGEFAVELETDPADPGTILRSALIRTARPIMRGEVLVPASAWPL from the coding sequence ATGACGCCCTGCCTTGATTCCGACCTGCGCGCCATCCCCTGCACCCTGATGCGGGGCGGGACGTCGCGCGGGCCGTTCTTCCTGGCCAGCGATCTTCCGGCAGATATCGCGGCGCGCGATCGCGTGCTGTTGGCGGCCATGGGCAGCCCCGATTCCCGCCAGATCGACGGGTTGGGCGGCGCCCATCCGCTGACCAGCAAGGCCGGCATCGTGGCGCGCGGCACGCCGGGGCAGGCAGATCTCGATTTCACCTTTGCGCAGTTGCAGCCCAACGCGGACACGGTGGACACCACGCCCAACTGCGGCAACATGCTGGCCGCCGTCCTGCCGTACGCCATCGAGCGCGGCCTTGTCGCGGCCCAGGCCGACGTCACACGCGCCCGCGTGCTGACGCGTAACACCGGCATGCTGTGCGACATCACGATGCAAACGCCACAAGGCGTGCCCCGCTTCGGCGGCGGCGCCCGTATCGACGGCGTGCCGGGCACGGCCGCGCCCATCGTGGTCGACTTCCTCGACACGGCCGGCTCGGTCTGCCACGCGCTGCTGCCCACGGGCAACGCCCTGGACACGCTGACGATCGTCGATCCCGACACCGGCAAGCCGTTCACCATCGATGCCACTTTGATCGACAACGGCATGCCCATGGTGCTGATGCGCGCGTCAGACCTCGACCGGACGGCCCGCGAGAGCGTGGCCGACCTGAACGCCGACACCACGTTGAAGCGGCGCATCGACGCGTTGCGAATGGTGGCCGGCGAGCTGATGGGCCTGGGCAACGTCGCACAGAAGAGCTACCCGAAGATGTGCCTGATCGCCGCGCCCAGCGGTGGCGGCAGCATCGCCACGCGCTGCTTCATCCCGCGCGTCTGCCATGACGCCATCGGCGTGCTGGCGGCCATCACGGTCGGCACGGCGTGCGTGCTGCCCGGCACGGTGGCCGACGGCATTGCCGTCGTCGATGCGGGCCCCGTGCACGCCATCCGCGTCGAACACCCCACCGGCGAATTCGCCGTCGAACTCGAAACCGATCCTGCCGACCCCGGCACGATCCTTCGCAGCGCGCTGATCCGTACGGCGCGTCCCATCATGCGCGGCGAGGTGCTGGTTCCGGCCAGCGCGTGGCCGCTTTGA